A single window of Streptomyces aquilus DNA harbors:
- the fdhA gene encoding formaldehyde dehydrogenase, glutathione-independent, with product MSGSGNRAVAYLKPGAVEVRTIDHPTLEVQDGPGVAPENVGRKCRHGVILKVLASNICGSDQHMVRGRTTAPEGLVLGHEITGEVVERGPDVETIDVGDIVSVPFNIACGRCRNCKERATGICLNVNPARPGAAYGYVDMGGWVGGQAEYAMVPYADFNLLKFPDRDQARAKLLDLTMLSDIFPTGFHGVVSSGAGVGSTVYIAGAGPVGLAAAAAAQLLGAAVVIVGDLNAERLAQARSFGCETVDVSRGSVGEQIEQILGEPEVDAAVDAVGFEARAHGPEAPEAPATVLNSLMGLTRAGGALGIPGLYVTDDPGGVDEDAKSGTLKVRLGLGWAKSHRFTTGQCPVMRYHRGLMMAILHERVHIAKAVNATVIGIEDAPRGYAEFDQGASRKYVLDPHGALKGVQPV from the coding sequence AAGTGCCGGCACGGAGTGATCCTCAAGGTCCTCGCCAGCAACATCTGCGGCAGCGACCAGCACATGGTGCGCGGGCGGACGACCGCGCCCGAGGGACTGGTCCTCGGACACGAGATCACCGGAGAGGTCGTCGAACGGGGGCCGGACGTCGAGACGATCGACGTCGGCGACATCGTCTCCGTACCGTTCAACATCGCCTGCGGCCGGTGCCGCAACTGCAAGGAGCGCGCCACCGGCATCTGTCTGAACGTCAACCCGGCACGGCCCGGGGCGGCCTACGGCTATGTCGACATGGGCGGCTGGGTCGGCGGCCAGGCCGAGTACGCGATGGTGCCGTACGCGGACTTCAACCTGCTGAAGTTCCCGGACCGGGACCAGGCTCGCGCGAAGCTGCTCGACCTGACCATGCTGTCGGACATCTTCCCGACCGGCTTCCACGGCGTGGTGAGTTCGGGCGCCGGTGTCGGTTCGACGGTGTACATCGCCGGGGCGGGGCCGGTCGGACTGGCGGCGGCCGCGGCCGCGCAGCTGCTGGGCGCCGCCGTCGTCATCGTCGGCGACCTCAACGCCGAGCGGCTCGCGCAGGCGCGCAGCTTCGGCTGCGAGACCGTCGACGTCTCGCGCGGCAGCGTGGGCGAGCAGATCGAGCAGATCCTCGGCGAGCCCGAGGTGGACGCCGCGGTCGACGCGGTCGGCTTCGAGGCCCGGGCCCATGGCCCCGAGGCCCCGGAGGCGCCCGCCACCGTCCTCAACTCGTTGATGGGGCTCACCCGCGCGGGCGGCGCCCTCGGCATCCCCGGCCTGTACGTCACCGACGACCCCGGCGGGGTCGACGAGGACGCGAAGTCCGGGACGCTGAAGGTGCGGCTCGGGCTCGGCTGGGCCAAGAGCCATCGGTTCACCACCGGACAGTGCCCGGTGATGCGGTACCACCGGGGCCTGATGATGGCGATCCTGCACGAGCGCGTGCACATCGCCAAGGCGGTCAACGCGACGGTCATCGGCATCGAGGACGCGCCGCGCGGCTACGCCGAGTTCGACCAGGGCGCGAGCCGCAAGTACGTGCTCGACCCGCACGGGGCGCTCAAGGGCGTACAGCCGGTCTGA
- a CDS encoding pseudouridine-5'-phosphate glycosidase → MRVVLVVSEEVREAIDARRPVVALESTIIAHGLPRPRNLQVALELEDVVRREGAVPATIAVLDGRPHVGLDKQQLERVANEDGIRKLGHRDLPLAVAAGVSGATTVSATAQLASLAGVRVFATGGLGGVHREWTVTQDESADLGLLARTRITVVCAGVKSILDVPATLQRLETLGVAVAGYGTDRFPGFYLSDSGHPVDWTLESPEQVAAVMRAQDAVAGPESALIIANPVPEAEQLDPDLHARVLADALHACEERGITGQGVTPFLLDYLVRHTDGASLEANLAAVRGNVRLAGRIAAAWAWAEA, encoded by the coding sequence ATGCGCGTGGTGCTGGTGGTTTCCGAAGAAGTGCGCGAGGCGATCGACGCGCGTCGACCCGTGGTGGCCCTGGAGTCCACGATCATCGCGCACGGGCTGCCGCGGCCGCGCAATCTCCAGGTGGCGCTGGAACTGGAGGACGTCGTACGGCGCGAGGGCGCCGTTCCCGCGACGATCGCGGTGCTGGACGGGCGGCCCCATGTCGGCCTGGACAAGCAGCAGTTGGAGCGGGTCGCGAACGAGGACGGCATCCGCAAGCTGGGCCATCGCGATCTGCCGCTGGCGGTGGCCGCCGGGGTGAGCGGGGCGACCACGGTGTCGGCCACCGCACAGCTGGCGTCGCTGGCGGGCGTCCGGGTGTTCGCGACGGGCGGGCTCGGCGGGGTGCACCGGGAGTGGACGGTGACGCAGGACGAGTCGGCCGACCTGGGGCTGCTGGCGCGGACGCGGATCACGGTGGTGTGCGCGGGCGTGAAGTCGATCCTGGACGTGCCGGCGACCCTGCAACGGCTGGAGACGCTGGGCGTCGCCGTGGCCGGCTACGGCACGGATCGGTTCCCCGGCTTCTACCTGTCGGACTCGGGACACCCGGTGGACTGGACGCTAGAGTCTCCCGAGCAGGTGGCGGCGGTGATGCGGGCTCAGGACGCCGTGGCCGGACCGGAGTCGGCGCTGATCATCGCCAACCCCGTCCCCGAAGCGGAGCAGTTGGACCCCGACCTGCACGCGCGCGTACTGGCCGACGCCCTGCACGCCTGCGAGGAACGGGGCATCACGGGCCAGGGGGTCACCCCGTTCCTCCTCGACTACCTGGTACGACACACCGACGGCGCCTCGCTGGAGGCCAATCTGGCGGCGGTACGGGGCAATGTGCGGTTGGCGGGGCGGATCGCGGCGGCCTGGGCTTGGGCCGAGGCGTAG